One window of Sporocytophaga myxococcoides DSM 11118 genomic DNA carries:
- a CDS encoding tetratricopeptide repeat protein, whose product MSVVFEKDKKQNLNLILLIILTGILTYLSYAPVLKNKFTNWDDPNYVTESPFIKLIEKGNYKPYFTENHMGNYHPFSLISLSLDYQSDKFNPLPYHRTNLILHILNSVLVFLLIYRLLENSYTAFFTALLFGVHPIHAESVAWIAERKDVLFTFFFLISLWLYAGFAKEKNYVYYGLSLVFFIFSLLSKGMAVSLAPTLFLLDYFYGRDIKSIKVILEKIPFFLLALGFGILAVYAQSLGPDTEGIPDYNLFKRLVFAGYGCSQYILKLLWPYDLVAFYPYPKAEIPFYYYAAFLSVTCFFTWLVIFFRTNKIVILSVIFFILNIVLVLQILPVGKALMADRYAYLPSIGFFLLLVFAVDKVLSFQKGYLIGRGILALYILALGIYNYSHVQVWKDSFSLWNYAIGHIPSDVAFNNRGVEFNKTGEYKQAIEDFNKAIELNPTHKEAYNNLGVALANLGKNKEAISAYDNALKIHPTYVNALYNRGNSYAKLNEANTALNDYDQVLKLDPKYLSVYNNRGLVLKSLGKLNEALNDFDKAILFDPDNADAYSNRSMVKYALNDAKGAMEDNQKAMSINPNVSVAYLNSGIAKCKLNDFKGALEDFNKAVTINPSDKEIYLNRGITYYHIQSVELALKDYNKAIELDSTYGEVFLNRGILKANTGNVNGAISDYAKAAIYIPENPLVYGNRAILKFASNDFKGVIEDLNMAIVLDQDYADAYCNRGLAKANLGDKAGAMKDYNKALELNKSFGLAYNNRGVLRYQTGDKQGGCADWHEALKLNFEGSRAFIQAYCK is encoded by the coding sequence ATGAGTGTTGTTTTTGAAAAAGACAAAAAACAGAATTTAAATCTTATTCTTTTAATTATTCTTACGGGAATATTAACTTATTTAAGTTATGCTCCTGTTCTGAAGAATAAATTTACAAATTGGGATGATCCGAATTACGTTACTGAAAGTCCGTTTATAAAACTTATAGAAAAGGGAAATTATAAACCCTATTTTACGGAGAATCATATGGGAAATTACCATCCTTTTTCTCTTATTTCTCTATCGTTGGATTATCAATCAGATAAATTTAATCCTTTACCCTATCACAGAACAAATCTTATTCTGCATATTTTAAATTCGGTTCTCGTATTTCTGTTGATATACAGATTACTCGAAAATAGCTATACCGCTTTTTTTACCGCTTTATTATTTGGAGTCCATCCGATACACGCAGAATCCGTAGCCTGGATAGCCGAAAGAAAGGATGTTCTTTTCACGTTTTTCTTCCTTATTTCACTATGGCTTTATGCAGGATTCGCTAAAGAAAAGAATTACGTTTATTATGGCCTATCTTTGGTCTTCTTTATTTTCAGTTTGTTATCAAAGGGAATGGCAGTTTCTTTGGCTCCTACTCTTTTTCTGCTGGATTATTTTTATGGGAGAGATATAAAATCTATAAAAGTAATTTTGGAGAAAATTCCTTTTTTTCTACTTGCATTAGGTTTTGGTATATTAGCTGTGTATGCACAGAGCTTAGGGCCAGATACAGAAGGAATCCCTGATTATAATTTATTTAAGCGTCTGGTATTTGCAGGATATGGATGCTCTCAGTACATACTAAAGCTTTTGTGGCCATATGATCTGGTTGCTTTTTATCCATATCCCAAAGCTGAAATACCATTTTACTATTATGCTGCTTTCCTCTCAGTCACATGCTTTTTTACCTGGCTTGTTATTTTCTTTAGAACGAATAAAATAGTAATCCTCTCAGTCATTTTCTTCATATTGAATATTGTTCTAGTACTTCAGATACTTCCTGTTGGCAAGGCTCTTATGGCAGATCGTTATGCCTATCTACCTTCCATTGGTTTTTTTCTATTGCTGGTGTTTGCTGTTGATAAGGTTCTGAGTTTTCAAAAAGGATATTTGATTGGACGGGGAATATTAGCCTTATATATTTTGGCTCTGGGAATTTATAATTATTCACATGTACAAGTGTGGAAAGACAGCTTTTCATTATGGAATTATGCAATTGGGCATATTCCTTCTGATGTGGCTTTTAACAACAGAGGTGTAGAATTCAATAAAACCGGGGAATATAAACAGGCAATTGAGGATTTTAATAAAGCTATAGAATTAAACCCGACTCATAAGGAAGCTTATAATAACCTTGGTGTAGCGCTTGCTAACCTGGGTAAAAATAAGGAAGCAATATCAGCATATGATAATGCTTTAAAAATTCATCCAACCTATGTTAATGCACTTTATAACAGGGGAAATTCTTATGCAAAGCTCAATGAAGCAAATACTGCTTTAAATGATTATGATCAGGTGCTGAAGCTTGATCCAAAGTATTTATCTGTTTACAATAACAGGGGACTTGTTCTCAAAAGTCTTGGCAAGCTGAATGAGGCATTGAATGATTTTGATAAGGCAATCCTTTTTGATCCTGACAATGCTGATGCTTATAGCAACAGAAGTATGGTGAAGTATGCATTGAATGATGCTAAAGGAGCAATGGAAGATAATCAAAAGGCTATGTCAATTAACCCAAATGTAAGTGTAGCTTACCTTAACAGCGGAATTGCCAAATGCAAGCTTAATGATTTTAAAGGAGCTCTGGAAGATTTTAATAAGGCAGTCACTATAAATCCTTCGGATAAAGAGATTTATCTTAACAGAGGTATAACATATTACCATATTCAATCTGTTGAGCTTGCCCTTAAAGATTATAACAAGGCTATTGAGCTGGATTCCACATATGGAGAAGTATTTTTGAATAGGGGAATATTAAAGGCAAATACCGGAAATGTAAACGGTGCAATCAGTGATTATGCGAAGGCAGCTATTTATATACCTGAAAATCCTTTGGTTTATGGCAACCGAGCCATCCTTAAATTTGCATCAAATGATTTTAAGGGAGTAATAGAAGATCTTAATATGGCTATAGTTCTAGATCAAGACTATGCTGACGCTTATTGTAACAGAGGTCTGGCCAAAGCCAATCTGGGAGACAAAGCCGGAGCAATGAAAGATTATAACAAAGCTTTGGAATTAAATAAGTCTTTTGGACTGGCTTACAATAACAGAGGAGTGTTACGCTATCAGACCGGAGATAAACAAGGCGGATGTGCAGACTGGCATGAAGCACTCAAACTAAATTTTGAAGGTAGTAGAGCATTCATACAGGCATATTGCAAATAG
- a CDS encoding DUF4142 domain-containing protein: MKKIKILAGCLSVLLYATACNSGNEKQTAEVKQAAIEPKKVVEVTVMDPKEFVQKAATGGMAEVEMGKLAVKNAKDKEVKSFAQMMVDEHTKANTELKKIATKQNITVPTSVGEEKTMMMNELKKKTGTEFDKAYIKDMVDSHKKMLDLFQKASTELKDTELKNYAATNIKTIQMHYDKATALESKLNATSSTKMNNSNMENSKMNSH, from the coding sequence ATGAAAAAAATAAAGATTCTTGCAGGTTGCCTCAGTGTATTGTTATATGCTACGGCATGTAATTCAGGTAATGAAAAACAAACTGCCGAAGTGAAACAGGCTGCCATTGAACCTAAAAAGGTTGTGGAAGTGACCGTAATGGACCCTAAAGAATTTGTTCAGAAAGCCGCTACCGGTGGAATGGCTGAAGTAGAAATGGGTAAACTAGCAGTTAAAAATGCCAAGGATAAAGAAGTTAAAAGTTTTGCTCAAATGATGGTAGATGAGCACACCAAAGCAAATACTGAGCTGAAGAAAATCGCTACCAAACAAAATATTACAGTGCCAACTTCTGTGGGTGAGGAAAAAACAATGATGATGAATGAGCTGAAAAAGAAGACAGGTACGGAGTTTGATAAAGCTTATATCAAAGATATGGTTGACAGCCATAAAAAAATGCTGGATCTTTTTCAGAAAGCATCTACTGAACTTAAAGATACTGAACTGAAGAACTATGCTGCTACTAACATTAAAACCATTCAAATGCATTATGACAAAGCTACTGCTTTAGAATCAAAGCTTAATGCAACAAGCAGCACAAAAATGAATAACAGCAATATGGAGAATAGCAAAATGAACTCTCATTAA
- a CDS encoding OmpA family protein, producing the protein MRSHSLLIIIITQFIFFSFQTATAQRNKKNYTTRDVSLGNPDSLKAIDENFSIEFKNLNKVPFYQDPKQLALIRKLEDQKNYAALLPVLENYVSNFGIDNFSQNPVLLWKLAQLYEHFGRANKAKSLYRIILKHHRGKELRKILLHYDTLNTDKKEFYVPLQYYYDLVEYRKAIDTLIPPKSVFLNMGELVNDNKFPDYGPSYHAEQDLLVFTKRKKELSATKLSFRENEELYVSKNYDGFWDESYPFSNVINSHCNEGSAYLSRDGKTLFFSRCIVEEYKYDCRDCMGSCDIYVSYFKDSTWTVPENLGPQVNSVSWDSHPTLSHTEDTLYFASDRIGGFGLSDIYFTYKTPKGWAPAQNMGPIFNTRGNEVSPFYHAAHDVFYFSSNGQLLNFGDLDSTDYSFHTMDIYKSVKLNGRWTEPKNIGPLVNGQGEEYYFTIDPKSKDLFYAKTEVIDPKNLDLYSFPLPMEAQPTANIKFSGSLTDTATGNPYKGIVSIIDLTNGIEVAPKFMRPDGSFEFDLIDNNDYLLVIQGEDFFRVEQKFHLDGDTTLNLHTPGLKYNKWKFASIEFEGGSSQIRTEMEPDLDKVVNFLLDNPTLKLRISGHTDSDGNSDLNLKLSQKRAQAIKEYIIAKGQIDPDRIEALGFGNQKSIVEEKTDEDKRINRRVEFEIIRPEKK; encoded by the coding sequence ATGAGGTCTCATAGTTTATTAATCATTATCATAACCCAGTTTATTTTTTTTAGTTTTCAAACTGCTACTGCACAGAGAAATAAAAAAAATTATACTACCAGAGATGTTTCTTTGGGAAATCCTGATTCTTTGAAAGCCATTGATGAAAATTTCTCCATTGAATTTAAAAATCTCAACAAAGTCCCCTTCTATCAGGATCCTAAGCAATTGGCGTTGATCCGAAAACTAGAGGACCAGAAAAACTATGCCGCATTACTTCCTGTCCTGGAAAATTATGTAAGCAATTTTGGAATAGATAACTTCTCCCAAAACCCTGTATTGCTTTGGAAGCTAGCCCAGTTGTACGAACATTTCGGCAGAGCAAACAAAGCCAAATCCCTTTATCGTATTATCCTCAAACACCATAGAGGCAAAGAACTCAGGAAAATATTACTACATTATGACACATTGAATACTGACAAAAAGGAATTTTATGTTCCGCTTCAGTATTATTATGACCTTGTAGAATACAGAAAAGCCATTGATACACTGATTCCTCCCAAAAGTGTATTTCTGAATATGGGAGAGCTCGTAAACGACAATAAATTTCCTGATTACGGGCCTAGCTATCACGCAGAGCAAGATTTACTGGTGTTTACTAAAAGGAAAAAAGAACTGAGTGCTACTAAATTGTCCTTCAGAGAAAATGAAGAACTATATGTAAGCAAAAATTATGACGGTTTCTGGGACGAATCTTACCCTTTCTCGAATGTCATAAATTCTCATTGTAATGAAGGATCTGCATACCTCAGCAGAGATGGTAAAACATTATTCTTCAGCAGATGCATCGTAGAAGAATATAAGTACGACTGCAGAGACTGCATGGGAAGCTGCGATATCTACGTGAGTTACTTTAAAGACTCTACATGGACTGTACCAGAAAACCTCGGACCTCAAGTGAATAGTGTTTCATGGGATTCTCACCCAACCCTTTCACATACAGAAGATACGCTTTACTTTGCTTCCGACAGAATTGGAGGGTTCGGACTTTCTGACATTTACTTTACTTATAAGACACCGAAAGGCTGGGCACCTGCGCAGAACATGGGCCCAATATTCAATACCAGAGGTAATGAAGTAAGTCCATTTTATCACGCAGCTCACGATGTATTTTATTTTAGTTCAAATGGTCAGTTACTGAACTTTGGAGATTTGGATTCTACAGACTATAGTTTCCATACAATGGATATTTACAAATCCGTAAAACTAAACGGAAGATGGACTGAGCCTAAAAACATAGGACCACTAGTAAATGGGCAAGGAGAAGAATATTACTTTACAATTGATCCAAAGTCAAAAGATCTGTTTTATGCTAAGACAGAAGTAATAGATCCTAAGAATCTGGACCTGTATAGCTTCCCACTTCCGATGGAAGCGCAACCAACTGCAAATATTAAATTTTCAGGATCTCTTACAGATACAGCTACAGGAAACCCATATAAAGGTATTGTTTCCATTATTGACTTAACGAATGGTATTGAGGTAGCTCCTAAGTTTATGAGGCCGGATGGCTCTTTTGAATTTGACCTGATTGATAATAATGATTACTTGCTTGTGATTCAGGGAGAGGATTTCTTTAGAGTGGAACAAAAATTTCACCTGGATGGCGATACTACTTTAAACCTTCATACACCAGGGCTGAAATATAACAAATGGAAATTTGCCTCTATTGAGTTTGAAGGAGGAAGTTCCCAAATACGTACAGAAATGGAACCTGACCTTGATAAGGTTGTAAACTTCCTTTTGGACAACCCTACTCTTAAGCTCAGGATTTCCGGGCACACAGACTCTGACGGAAACTCTGACCTGAACTTGAAATTATCTCAAAAAAGAGCTCAGGCAATTAAAGAATATATTATTGCCAAAGGGCAGATTGATCCTGACCGAATCGAAGCACTTGGATTCGGAAACCAGAAGTCGATTGTGGAGGAAAAGACAGACGAAGATAAAAGAATCAACAGAAGGGTTGAATTTGAAATTATCAGACCTGAAAAGAAATAA